The following proteins are encoded in a genomic region of Stutzerimonas balearica DSM 6083:
- a CDS encoding ribonucleoside-diphosphate reductase subunit alpha, translating to MQNSSTRENPLSADAPDLTATAPGQLRVIKRNGTVVPYTDDKITVAITKAFLAVEGGNAAASSRIHDTVARLTEQVTATFRRRMPSGGTIHIEEIQDQVELALMRAGEQKVARDYVIYREAQAAKRKSANDSSDIAQPHPSIRVTRADGSQQPLDMGRLQTIITEACEGLAEVDGALIERETLKNLYDGVAEKDVNTALVMTARTLVEREPNYSQVTARLLMDTLRAEALGFLGVAESATHHEMADLYAKALPAYIEKGVEFELLDSKLKSYDLAKLGAALNHERDQQFTYLGLQTLYDRYFIHKNDIRFELPQIFFMRVAMGLAIEEEQKEARAIEFYNLLSSFDYMASTPTLFNAGTLRPQLSSCYLTTVPDDLGGIYDAIRDNALLSKFAGGLGNDWTPVRALGAYIKGTNGKSQGVVPFLKVVNDTAVAVNQGGKRKGAVCAYLETWHLDIEEFLELRKNTGDDRRRTHDMNTANWIPDLFMKRVFDDGQWTLFSPSDVPDLHDLTGRAFEERYEYYEELTKYGKIKLFKTLPAKDLWRKMLSMLFETGHPWLTFKDPCNLRSPQQHVGVVHSSNLCTEITLNTNKDEIAVCNLGSINLVNHIVDGKLDAAKLERTVRTAVRMLDNVIDINYYSVPQAQNANFKHRPVGLGIMGFQDALYLQHIAYGSDAAIDFADKSMEAISYYAIQASCDLADERGAYSSFEGSLWSKGILPLDSQQILIEARGQKYIDVDLSESLDWAPIRERVKKGIRNSNIMAIAPTATISNIVGVSQSIEPTYQNLYVKSNLSGEFTVINPYLVHDLKARGLWDPVMVNDLKYYDGSVQQIERIPQDLKDLYATAFEVETRWIVDAASRRQKWIDQAQSLNLYIAGASGKKLDVTYRMAWYRGLKTTYYLRALAATSTEKSTINTGKLNAVSSGGSEAANSASAAPAAAEPKPAPVPLACSIDNPDCEACQ from the coding sequence ATGCAGAACTCATCCACTCGCGAGAACCCGCTGTCGGCCGACGCTCCCGATCTGACCGCCACCGCACCGGGCCAGCTGCGCGTGATCAAGCGCAACGGCACCGTCGTCCCCTACACCGACGACAAGATCACCGTCGCCATCACCAAGGCCTTTCTCGCAGTGGAAGGCGGCAACGCTGCCGCTTCCTCGCGCATCCATGACACCGTCGCGCGCCTGACCGAGCAGGTCACCGCCACCTTCCGTCGTCGCATGCCCTCCGGCGGCACCATCCATATCGAGGAAATCCAGGACCAGGTCGAACTGGCCCTGATGCGCGCCGGCGAGCAGAAGGTCGCCCGTGACTACGTGATCTATCGCGAAGCCCAGGCTGCCAAGCGCAAGAGCGCCAACGACAGCAGCGACATCGCCCAGCCGCACCCGAGCATCCGCGTCACCCGCGCCGATGGCAGCCAGCAGCCGCTGGACATGGGCCGTCTGCAGACCATCATCACGGAGGCCTGCGAAGGCCTGGCCGAAGTCGATGGCGCGCTGATCGAGCGCGAGACGCTGAAGAACCTCTACGACGGCGTGGCCGAGAAGGACGTCAACACCGCCCTGGTGATGACCGCCCGCACCCTGGTCGAGCGTGAGCCGAACTACAGCCAGGTCACCGCGCGCCTGCTGATGGACACCCTGCGTGCCGAAGCCCTGGGCTTCCTCGGCGTTGCCGAAAGCGCCACCCATCACGAGATGGCCGACCTCTACGCCAAGGCCCTGCCGGCCTACATTGAGAAAGGCGTCGAGTTCGAGCTGCTCGATTCCAAGCTGAAGAGCTACGACCTGGCCAAGCTGGGCGCCGCGCTGAACCACGAGCGTGACCAGCAGTTCACCTACCTCGGCCTGCAGACCCTGTACGACCGCTACTTCATCCACAAGAACGACATTCGCTTCGAACTGCCGCAGATCTTCTTCATGCGCGTGGCCATGGGCCTGGCCATCGAGGAAGAGCAGAAAGAAGCGCGCGCCATCGAGTTCTACAACCTGCTGTCGTCCTTCGACTACATGGCCTCGACGCCGACCCTGTTCAACGCCGGCACCCTGCGTCCGCAGCTGTCCTCCTGCTACCTGACCACCGTGCCGGACGACCTGGGCGGCATCTACGACGCCATCCGCGATAACGCGCTGCTCTCCAAGTTCGCCGGCGGCCTGGGCAACGACTGGACCCCGGTGCGCGCGCTGGGTGCCTACATCAAGGGCACCAACGGCAAGAGCCAGGGCGTCGTGCCCTTCCTGAAAGTGGTCAACGACACCGCCGTGGCGGTCAACCAGGGCGGCAAGCGCAAGGGCGCGGTCTGCGCCTATCTGGAAACCTGGCACCTGGACATCGAGGAATTCCTCGAGCTGCGCAAGAACACCGGTGACGACCGTCGCCGTACCCACGACATGAACACCGCCAACTGGATTCCGGACCTGTTCATGAAGCGCGTCTTCGACGACGGCCAGTGGACCCTGTTCTCGCCCTCCGACGTACCGGACCTGCACGACCTCACCGGCCGCGCCTTCGAGGAGCGTTACGAGTACTACGAGGAGCTGACCAAGTACGGCAAGATCAAGCTGTTCAAGACCCTGCCGGCCAAGGATCTGTGGCGCAAGATGCTCTCGATGCTGTTCGAGACCGGCCACCCGTGGCTGACCTTCAAGGACCCGTGCAACCTGCGCAGCCCGCAGCAGCACGTCGGTGTGGTGCACAGCTCCAACCTGTGCACCGAGATCACCCTGAACACCAACAAGGACGAGATCGCCGTCTGCAACCTGGGCTCGATCAACCTGGTCAACCACATCGTCGACGGCAAGCTGGACGCGGCCAAGCTGGAGCGCACCGTGCGCACCGCCGTGCGCATGCTCGATAACGTCATCGACATCAACTACTACAGCGTGCCGCAGGCGCAGAACGCCAACTTCAAGCACCGCCCGGTGGGCCTCGGCATCATGGGCTTCCAGGACGCGCTGTACCTGCAGCACATCGCCTACGGCTCCGATGCCGCCATCGACTTCGCCGACAAGTCCATGGAAGCCATCAGCTACTACGCCATCCAGGCCTCCTGTGACCTGGCCGACGAGCGCGGCGCCTACTCCAGCTTCGAAGGCTCGCTGTGGTCCAAGGGCATCCTGCCGCTGGATTCGCAGCAGATCCTCATCGAGGCCCGTGGCCAGAAGTACATCGACGTCGACCTGTCCGAGTCACTGGACTGGGCGCCGATCCGCGAGCGCGTCAAGAAAGGCATCCGCAACTCCAACATCATGGCCATCGCCCCGACCGCGACCATCTCCAACATCGTTGGCGTGTCGCAGTCCATCGAGCCGACGTACCAGAACCTGTACGTCAAATCGAACCTCTCCGGCGAGTTCACCGTGATCAACCCCTACCTGGTCCACGACCTCAAGGCCCGCGGCCTGTGGGACCCGGTCATGGTCAACGACCTCAAGTACTACGACGGCTCCGTACAGCAGATCGAGCGCATCCCGCAGGACCTGAAGGACCTGTACGCCACCGCCTTCGAAGTGGAAACCCGCTGGATCGTCGATGCCGCCAGCCGCCGCCAGAAGTGGATCGACCAGGCCCAGTCGCTGAACCTGTACATCGCCGGCGCCTCGGGCAAGAAGCTCGACGTGACCTACCGCATGGCCTGGTACCGTGGCCTGAAGACCACCTACTACCTCCGTGCCCTGGCCGCGACCAGCACCGAGAAGTCCACCATCAACACCGGCAAGCTGAACGCCGTGTCCAGTGGTGGCAGCGAGGCGGCGAACTCCGCCAGCGCCGCGCCGGCTGCTGCAGAGCCGAAGCCGGCTCCGGTGCCGCTGGCGTGCAGTATTGATAATCCCGACTGCGAAGCCTGCCAGTAA
- a CDS encoding ribonucleotide-diphosphate reductase subunit beta yields the protein MLSWDEFDEEETTTAAPAPATAQPASQATTKLDNEAAGSVEEARAVAADDSDAIARAKRALDELDVREGLNELEGEAARVRVDEKRMINARADLNQLVPFKYDWAWQKYLDGCANHWMPQEVNMNADIALWKSKDGLSEDERRIVKRNLGFFSTADSLVANNLVLATYRLITNPECRQYILRQAFEEAIHTHAYQYCIESLGMDEGEIFNMYHEIPSVAKKASWGLKYTRSISDPTFQTGTPETDKQFLKNLIAYYCVLEGIFFYCGFTQILSMGRRNKMTGTAEQFQYILRDESMHLNFGIDMINQIKIENPHLWDAEMKDEATQMILQGTQLEIEYARDTMPRGVLGMNAAMMEDYLKFIANRRLTQIGLKEEYPGTTNPFPWMSEIMDLKKEKNFFETRVIEYQTGGALSWD from the coding sequence ATGCTGAGCTGGGACGAATTCGACGAAGAAGAAACCACCACCGCCGCGCCGGCCCCCGCTACCGCACAGCCGGCAAGCCAGGCCACCACCAAGCTGGACAACGAAGCCGCCGGTTCCGTGGAAGAAGCCCGCGCCGTTGCCGCTGACGACTCCGACGCCATCGCCCGCGCCAAGCGCGCGCTGGACGAACTGGACGTGCGCGAAGGCCTCAACGAACTGGAAGGCGAAGCCGCCCGCGTGCGCGTCGACGAGAAGCGCATGATCAACGCCCGCGCCGACCTCAACCAGCTCGTCCCCTTCAAGTACGACTGGGCCTGGCAGAAGTATCTGGATGGTTGCGCCAACCACTGGATGCCGCAGGAAGTGAACATGAACGCCGACATTGCCCTGTGGAAGAGCAAGGACGGCCTCAGCGAAGACGAGCGCCGCATCGTCAAACGCAACCTCGGCTTCTTCTCTACCGCCGACAGCCTGGTCGCCAACAACCTCGTGCTGGCCACCTACCGCCTGATCACCAACCCCGAGTGCCGCCAGTACATCCTGCGCCAGGCCTTCGAAGAGGCGATCCACACCCACGCCTACCAGTACTGCATCGAATCGCTGGGCATGGATGAAGGCGAGATCTTCAACATGTACCACGAGATCCCGAGCGTCGCGAAAAAGGCCAGCTGGGGCCTCAAGTACACCCGCTCCATCTCCGACCCGACCTTCCAGACCGGCACCCCGGAGACCGACAAGCAGTTCCTGAAGAACCTCATCGCCTACTACTGCGTACTCGAAGGCATCTTCTTCTACTGCGGCTTCACCCAGATCCTCTCCATGGGCCGCCGCAACAAGATGACCGGCACCGCCGAGCAGTTCCAGTACATTCTGCGTGACGAGTCCATGCACCTGAACTTCGGCATCGACATGATCAACCAGATCAAGATCGAGAACCCGCACCTGTGGGACGCCGAAATGAAGGACGAAGCGACCCAGATGATCCTCCAGGGCACCCAACTGGAAATCGAATACGCCCGCGACACCATGCCCCGTGGCGTGCTCGGCATGAACGCCGCGATGATGGAGGACTACCTCAAGTTCATCGCCAACCGCCGTCTGACGCAGATTGGGTTGAAGGAAGAGTATCCGGGCACTACCAACCCGTTCCCGTGGATGAGCGAGATCATGGATCTGAAGAAGGAGAAGAACTTCTTTGAGACGCGAGTGATTGAGTATCAGACGGGTGGGGCTTTGAGCTGGGATTGA
- a CDS encoding ATP-dependent nuclease, with protein sequence MKLSKLRVETFKRVEEIEIDLSDVNILVGANGSGKSSIIQAVHLACCLIRQADRVDPKKTATVGIEELDYLPTDDYKTLGHGANWGNKEQSPCSRVTLTFEDPINGITKEAKCTLRSARNAGISISGNVPTELTSSLRNKNNFFSAYIPGISGIPNKEERKSKKSILKSCSFGDSNIILRNALLLLHNIDPNNIRTIERWIEEILGPISIHVSHDEDKDLWIKCEITIGNNSKPIELAGTGFLQLIQIFCYVLLFKPGVVLIDEPDIHLHPNVQEKLAGALSLVARERGLKVILTTHSPFIVRSAPAGTNVCWLQDGKTASNNRTIVELALGWGAFGKKVIVISEDQDTTFLRKLISQWKDIDRAVAFYPGTGYKSLATPSQAKELSESLGRKFKILVHRDRDSLTDDEIQRISRAYEAEGINIWFPEESDLEAYFCQPAYLQSFLSCTLEEAEEYLTSVINRQSIPIRQQFDSQRSAHNQELHAHGGSPTNDDVWQAFQQRTLKGAKGKFVLKQLKNAVPRSAYSEAKIQAHELGGRIALDLKAALERVLAN encoded by the coding sequence ATGAAACTGTCAAAGCTCCGCGTCGAAACTTTCAAACGCGTAGAAGAAATAGAAATTGATCTCTCTGACGTCAACATTCTTGTCGGCGCGAATGGATCAGGCAAGTCCTCAATCATCCAAGCGGTTCATCTCGCATGCTGCCTAATCAGACAAGCTGATCGCGTCGATCCCAAGAAGACAGCAACCGTAGGCATTGAGGAGCTTGATTATCTACCGACTGACGATTACAAAACCCTAGGCCATGGCGCAAACTGGGGAAATAAGGAGCAGAGCCCATGCTCTCGCGTGACCTTGACCTTTGAAGATCCAATCAATGGAATAACGAAAGAAGCAAAGTGCACCCTTAGATCAGCCAGAAATGCGGGAATTTCGATTAGCGGAAATGTACCAACAGAACTAACAAGCTCTCTTAGAAACAAAAACAACTTTTTCTCCGCCTATATACCAGGAATATCAGGAATACCGAACAAGGAAGAAAGAAAATCTAAGAAATCAATCTTGAAATCTTGCTCCTTCGGAGATTCAAACATCATCCTTCGGAATGCACTACTACTTCTACATAACATCGACCCGAATAATATCAGGACAATCGAGAGATGGATTGAGGAGATTCTTGGCCCTATCAGCATTCATGTTTCGCACGATGAAGACAAGGACCTTTGGATTAAATGCGAAATAACCATCGGCAATAACTCCAAACCGATAGAACTTGCCGGAACCGGATTCCTCCAGCTAATCCAGATTTTTTGTTACGTCCTCCTTTTTAAGCCCGGCGTAGTTTTAATTGACGAACCCGACATTCACCTGCACCCGAATGTCCAAGAAAAACTCGCCGGCGCACTCAGCTTAGTGGCGCGCGAACGAGGGCTAAAAGTAATCCTTACTACTCACTCGCCATTCATTGTAAGAAGCGCCCCCGCAGGCACCAACGTCTGCTGGCTCCAAGATGGCAAAACCGCATCAAACAATCGAACAATTGTCGAGCTAGCCTTGGGCTGGGGAGCATTTGGAAAGAAAGTTATTGTAATTTCTGAGGACCAGGACACCACGTTTCTGCGAAAGCTTATTTCACAATGGAAAGATATTGACCGAGCTGTCGCATTCTACCCGGGAACTGGATATAAAAGCTTGGCGACGCCATCTCAAGCCAAGGAGCTTTCAGAAAGCCTTGGAAGAAAGTTCAAGATACTTGTTCACAGAGACCGCGATTCCCTGACTGACGATGAGATCCAAAGAATAAGCAGGGCATATGAAGCAGAGGGCATTAATATTTGGTTCCCAGAGGAGTCAGATCTCGAGGCTTATTTTTGCCAGCCAGCATACCTCCAGTCGTTTCTTTCTTGCACACTGGAAGAAGCCGAAGAATACTTAACCTCAGTCATTAACCGCCAGTCCATACCAATCCGACAGCAATTCGATAGCCAACGATCCGCTCACAACCAAGAACTTCATGCGCACGGCGGAAGCCCAACCAATGACGATGTTTGGCAGGCGTTTCAACAGAGAACATTAAAAGGTGCCAAAGGAAAGTTTGTTCTCAAGCAATTGAAAAACGCCGTTCCTCGCAGCGCATATTCGGAAGCAAAAATCCAAGCCCATGAGCTAGGTGGACGTATTGCACTGGATTTGAAGGCAGCTTTGGAGCGCGTGTTGGCGAATTAA
- a CDS encoding transposase yields the protein MTDKREYQRYSPEFKREAVRQLTDSDKSCTQLARELGIRVNQLYKWKQQLDQKQGHAFPGSGRQAEPESEVAQLKREMERLREENEILKKAAAYFAKSLV from the coding sequence ATGACAGACAAACGCGAGTACCAACGCTACAGCCCCGAATTCAAGCGAGAGGCAGTCCGTCAGCTGACCGACTCGGATAAGTCCTGCACGCAGCTTGCGCGTGAGCTAGGTATCCGGGTCAATCAGCTCTACAAGTGGAAGCAGCAGCTTGACCAGAAGCAGGGCCACGCGTTCCCGGGCTCTGGCCGCCAGGCTGAGCCAGAAAGCGAAGTGGCTCAGCTGAAGCGCGAAATGGAGCGATTACGTGAAGAGAACGAAATCCTAAAAAAGGCGGCTGCGTACTTCGCCAAGAGCCTCGTGTGA
- a CDS encoding IS3 family transposase — MKYAFIRDHAAQYPIRRLCRAVGASPSGYYAWRNRAESRRSKANRILLGQIEAVHRDSRQTYGPIRIHRELTSQGNSAGLNRIARLKREAGLRTKQTLVWQQAGRGRTFEHIVEHRLLRRFYADRPNERWVADITFIPTAQGWLYLSVIMDLYSRLIVGWAMDKKPSQELATLALEMSLGRRAKPVGLLLHTDQGVQYRTARYQALLAQNDIQPSMSRKGNCHDNAAMESFFHTLKTEHVRHQKYRTFDEARQSLFDYIEVFYNRQRRHSYLAYMTPFEYERLHAVS; from the coding sequence GTGAAGTACGCCTTCATTCGTGATCATGCTGCCCAGTATCCGATCCGCAGGCTTTGCCGAGCGGTTGGCGCTTCGCCAAGCGGGTACTACGCGTGGCGCAATCGAGCAGAGTCGCGGCGTTCGAAGGCAAACCGTATTTTGCTGGGCCAGATCGAGGCGGTTCATCGTGATAGTCGCCAAACGTATGGGCCGATACGTATTCACCGAGAGCTAACTAGTCAGGGGAACAGTGCAGGCCTCAATCGCATAGCTCGTTTGAAGCGAGAGGCCGGTCTCAGGACAAAGCAGACCTTGGTTTGGCAGCAGGCCGGTCGCGGGCGAACGTTTGAACATATCGTTGAGCATCGACTGCTGAGGCGCTTCTATGCGGATCGACCAAACGAGCGTTGGGTGGCGGACATTACGTTCATTCCGACCGCTCAAGGATGGCTGTACCTATCGGTGATCATGGATCTCTACTCTCGGCTGATAGTTGGCTGGGCAATGGATAAGAAGCCCAGCCAAGAGCTAGCAACGCTGGCACTGGAAATGAGCCTGGGCAGGCGTGCCAAGCCTGTTGGCCTGCTGCTCCATACCGATCAGGGCGTGCAGTACAGAACCGCTCGTTATCAGGCTCTGCTTGCTCAAAACGATATCCAGCCGAGCATGAGCCGTAAAGGTAATTGCCACGACAACGCAGCGATGGAGAGCTTTTTCCATACGCTCAAAACCGAGCATGTGCGGCATCAGAAATACCGAACCTTCGACGAGGCTCGGCAAAGCTTGTTCGACTACATCGAAGTGTTTTACAACCGACAGCGACGGCATTCGTATTTGGCGTATATGACGCCGTTCGAGTATGAACGCCTGCACGCTGTCTCTTAG
- a CDS encoding restriction endonuclease — MARRRKQSPFEDLIDLAALMPWWITVPLALIAYLWLNSIVTSPIPAPANSADLGSHMSGMMLRGLAVPAQYLVPAALVFGAIASIFGRMRRKKLFDFVASNENTLESISWREFELLVGEAFRRKGFTVQETGQGGADGGIDLVLLKDGEKYLVQCKQWRRQLVQVNVIRELFGVMTAEGAKGGFVVISGRFTEDAKAFAQGKNLQLIEGAELNDMIRQSRAASARQQPYPTTSQTSGSAQSCSDVTLGQSNQAIQPTCPTCQAVMVKRQAKRGSNAGRSFWGCSRFPACKGVRA; from the coding sequence ATGGCTCGCCGCCGCAAGCAATCCCCTTTCGAAGACCTGATCGATCTCGCAGCATTGATGCCCTGGTGGATCACCGTTCCACTGGCGCTCATCGCGTACCTGTGGCTCAACAGCATCGTCACTTCACCAATACCGGCGCCAGCCAATTCAGCCGATTTAGGCAGCCACATGTCCGGCATGATGCTTCGCGGATTGGCGGTACCCGCGCAGTACTTGGTCCCTGCCGCGCTGGTATTCGGAGCTATCGCTTCGATCTTTGGCCGCATGCGGCGCAAGAAGCTCTTCGACTTCGTCGCAAGCAACGAGAACACGCTGGAATCCATAAGCTGGCGCGAGTTCGAGTTGCTCGTAGGCGAAGCGTTCCGACGCAAGGGTTTTACCGTTCAGGAGACTGGCCAAGGTGGGGCCGATGGCGGCATCGACTTGGTGCTGCTCAAGGATGGAGAAAAGTACTTAGTCCAATGCAAGCAATGGCGCCGCCAGCTGGTCCAGGTCAACGTAATACGTGAGTTGTTCGGTGTCATGACGGCCGAGGGAGCAAAAGGCGGCTTCGTCGTTATATCGGGTCGGTTCACCGAGGACGCCAAGGCGTTCGCCCAAGGAAAAAATCTGCAATTGATCGAAGGCGCTGAGCTGAACGACATGATCCGTCAGAGTCGCGCCGCGTCCGCCCGCCAACAGCCATATCCCACGACAAGTCAAACTTCTGGGTCAGCACAGTCTTGTTCCGATGTCACATTGGGCCAATCCAATCAAGCCATTCAGCCAACCTGCCCCACGTGCCAAGCCGTGATGGTGAAGCGCCAAGCTAAACGCGGAAGCAACGCTGGCCGCTCATTTTGGGGGTGCTCGCGCTTTCCAGCATGCAAAGGCGTCCGAGCATAG
- a CDS encoding TfoX/Sxy family protein codes for MATDNSFMQYVAEQIDLGGRLSYRKMFGEYAVYLDEKVVALVCDNSLFIKPTPAAAALAPQLPQRPPYPGAKLYPVADELLDDADALRRLVIETAQYLPVPAPRKPRKKKPGPAPG; via the coding sequence ATGGCAACCGATAACAGCTTCATGCAATACGTGGCCGAACAGATCGACCTTGGCGGCCGGCTGAGTTACCGGAAGATGTTCGGCGAGTACGCCGTCTACCTAGATGAAAAGGTCGTCGCGCTGGTCTGCGACAACAGCCTGTTCATCAAACCCACCCCGGCGGCTGCAGCGCTTGCGCCGCAGCTGCCGCAGCGGCCGCCCTACCCCGGCGCAAAGTTGTATCCGGTGGCCGACGAGCTACTGGACGATGCCGACGCGCTGCGCCGCCTGGTGATCGAGACGGCGCAGTACCTGCCGGTCCCCGCACCGCGCAAGCCGAGGAAGAAAAAGCCAGGCCCAGCGCCAGGCTGA
- a CDS encoding GNAT family N-acetyltransferase has translation MFTLTHLVTSPPEALKSQLLQMVVDYFSDISAVSLQPDNPMYPLYQYVVGLEVHRYLERMEGAQPGQPELILALDAEDPALLLGFALYLPSVDDPEACALIYLAVQATHRRHGIGRAMVGEMLTRYAHAEVACVAGKAPYFQALGFHPLAVRGPQVVLNTQSQASHGLFAVQDLQPIFQTLEVRQIHNYLLQQHGTKAMRDAERKRDRLLDQLAREAGHLLATSASTGRLH, from the coding sequence ATGTTCACCCTCACCCATCTCGTCACGTCGCCGCCGGAAGCTCTGAAAAGCCAGCTGCTGCAGATGGTGGTGGATTACTTCAGCGACATCAGCGCAGTCTCGCTGCAGCCCGACAACCCCATGTACCCACTCTATCAGTACGTCGTGGGCCTGGAGGTGCATCGCTATCTGGAGCGCATGGAGGGCGCGCAGCCCGGCCAGCCGGAGCTGATCCTGGCGCTGGATGCCGAAGACCCGGCCCTCCTGCTCGGCTTCGCACTCTACCTGCCCTCGGTGGATGACCCCGAGGCGTGCGCGCTGATCTATCTGGCGGTGCAGGCTACCCATCGGCGGCACGGCATCGGCCGCGCCATGGTCGGCGAAATGCTGACACGCTACGCCCACGCGGAAGTGGCCTGCGTCGCCGGCAAGGCGCCGTACTTCCAGGCGCTGGGCTTTCATCCGCTGGCGGTGCGCGGGCCGCAGGTGGTGCTCAATACGCAGAGCCAGGCGTCGCACGGCTTGTTCGCGGTGCAGGATCTGCAGCCGATCTTCCAGACCCTGGAGGTGCGGCAGATTCACAATTACCTGCTGCAGCAACACGGCACCAAGGCCATGCGCGATGCCGAGAGAAAGCGCGATCGGTTGCTCGATCAGCTGGCGCGAGAAGCCGGCCACCTGCTCGCCACGTCGGCGTCGACGGGGCGCCTGCACTGA
- a CDS encoding class I SAM-dependent DNA methyltransferase, whose protein sequence is MPGTAIYTDLSGYYDLMCADIDYGAQSHCVHRLQQLFGNGGRRHLDLACGTGPHVRHFIDAGYDSAGLDINQPMLDRASLRCPEAQFSLQDMCSFSVQRPVDLITCFLYSIHYSAGLERLEACIARVHDALAEQGLFCFNAVDKQRIDNASFVSHSACHADGLLGFSSGWYYSGHGERQSLRLRIERTAGGASQVWQDEHAMVAVSFGELRELLEPYFDVEVLEHDYQKILPWDGTSGNAIFACVKR, encoded by the coding sequence ATGCCCGGCACCGCCATCTACACCGACTTGTCGGGTTACTACGACCTCATGTGTGCCGATATCGATTACGGCGCGCAAAGCCACTGCGTCCATCGCCTGCAGCAGCTGTTCGGCAACGGCGGCAGGCGGCACCTGGATCTCGCCTGTGGTACCGGGCCGCATGTGCGGCATTTCATCGATGCCGGCTACGACAGCGCCGGCCTGGATATCAACCAGCCAATGCTGGATCGGGCGAGCCTGCGCTGCCCCGAGGCGCAGTTTTCGCTGCAGGACATGTGCAGCTTCAGCGTGCAGCGGCCGGTCGACCTGATCACCTGCTTTCTTTACTCCATCCACTACAGCGCCGGGCTCGAGCGGCTCGAGGCCTGCATCGCCCGCGTGCATGACGCCCTGGCCGAGCAGGGGCTGTTCTGCTTCAACGCGGTGGACAAGCAGCGGATCGACAACGCCTCGTTCGTTTCGCACAGCGCCTGCCATGCCGATGGTCTGCTCGGCTTCAGTTCGGGCTGGTATTACAGCGGCCATGGCGAGCGGCAATCGCTGCGGTTGCGCATCGAGCGGACGGCGGGTGGGGCCAGCCAGGTCTGGCAGGATGAGCACGCGATGGTGGCGGTGAGCTTCGGCGAGTTGCGCGAACTGCTGGAGCCGTACTTCGACGTAGAGGTGCTCGAGCACGACTATCAGAAGATCCTGCCCTGGGACGGCACGTCCGGTAACGCGATATTCGCCTGCGTGAAGCGTTAG